In one Arachis duranensis cultivar V14167 chromosome 9, aradu.V14167.gnm2.J7QH, whole genome shotgun sequence genomic region, the following are encoded:
- the LOC107465032 gene encoding pentatricopeptide repeat-containing protein DOT4, chloroplastic-like, with protein MLRAMLCVGHYTQAIELYNSMLKQGVKPDNYTYPIVLKACSSLRAIEYGRWVRETIIYNEVKRNIRPNAYVLCSMINMFAKCGSLGDARKVFDEMLEKDLASWTAMICGAVWNGELVEAVLLFRTMRLDSLKPDSVIVASLLPVCSKLEDAELGMSLQGCAVRSGFDSDLYVSNALIDMYCKCGDPFEARFLFDNMVCRDRVSWSTLIAGYSQNFLYRESYELLHRMVNIGLKANEIVVSSVLPALGKLRLLKQGKEIHNYVLKEGLVLDPIVVSTLIDMYSNCGSIKEAETTFEYMSDKDIMLWNTMIAGYNLDGNFDLALSTFRQIWGTQHRPNSITLVSVLPVCTKLGALRQGKEIHGYATKSNLILKTNVGNSLIDMYGKCGFLDLGVKVFNQMMVKNVVTYNTIISTYGAHGLGGKGLAFYDQMKIAGIRPNKVTFIALLSACSHAGLVEKAWQLYNSMILDYAIEPDMEHYSCMVDLLGKTGDIDGAYKFITTMPVTPDTNVLGSLLGACRIHNKVELAEILAEHIFQLHAEDPGHYVLLSNLYASGEQWKNMSKVRSMMKDKGLEKKPASSWIQIGHKIHVFHATSKFHPEFAKIEEILDSLVSVMKGEDCLPEEPEDLFPCR; from the coding sequence ATGCTTCGGGCCATGCTTTGTGTTGGTCACTACACACAAGCCATTGAGCTCTATAACTCCATGCTCAAGCAAGGGGTGAAACCTGATAACTACACCTACCCAATTGTTCTCAAGGCATGTTCTTCCTTGCGTGCAATTGAATATGGAAGATGGGTTCGAGAGACAATCATATACAACGAGGTGAAGCGTAATATAAGGCCTAATGCTTATGTATTGTGTTCTATGATCAATATGTTTGCTAAGTGTGGCAGCTTGGGAGACGCACGtaaggtgtttgatgaaatgctggAAAAAGACTTGGCTTCTTGGACTGCCATGATATGTGGGGCGGTGTGGAATGGTGAGTTGGTTGAAGCGGTTTTGCTTTTTAGGACGATGAGATTGGATAGTTTGAAGCCTGATTCGGTGATTGTAGCATCTCTCTTACCGGTATGCAGCAAATTGGAGGATGCCGAATTGGGAATGTCACTGCAAGGATGTGCTGTGAGGAGTGGCTTTGACAGTGATTTATATGTTTCCAATGCTCTCATTGACATGTACTGCAAATGCGGTGATCCATTTGAGGCCCGTTTTTTATTCGACAACATGGTTTGTAGGGATAGGGTTTCTTGGAGTACCTTGATTGCAGGGTACTCACAGAATTTCTTATACCGAGAGAGCTATGAACTGCTTCATAGAATGGTAAATATAGGGCTGAAAGCAAATGAAATTGTTGTCTCAAGTGTTCTTCCTGCATTAGGAAAACTCAGATTGTTGAAACAGGGGAAGGAGATACATAACTATGTTCTTAAAGAAGGGCTTGTATTGGATCCAATAGTGGTAAGCACATTGATTGATATGTACTCTAATTGTGGCTCCATTAAGGAAGCAGAAACAACATTTGAATACATGTCAGATAAGGATATTATGCTGTGGAATACGATGATTGCGGGATATAACTTAGACGGCAATTTTGACTTGGCACTTTCTACCTTCAGACAAATTTGGGGAACTCAACATAGGCCTAATTCCATTACTTTGGTAAGTGTTCTTCCTGTGTGTACCAAATTGGGAGCTCTTAGGCAGGGAAAGGAGATCCATGGTTATGCAACCAAAAGTAATCTAATATTAAAGACTAACGTTGGAAATTCTTTGATAGATATGTATGGCAAATGTGGATTTCTTGATCTTGGAGTAAAGGTCTTCAACCAGATGATGGTAAAGAATGTTGTAACATATAACACCATAATCTCTACTTATGGAGCTCATGGATTAGGAGGAAAGGGTTTGGCATTTTATGATCAGATGAAGATTGCGGGAATTAGACCGAATAAAGTCACGTTTATCGCACTATTATCCGCTTGTAGCCATGCAGGTCTAGTTGAAAAAGCTTGGCAGTTGTATAATTCCATGATTCTTGATTATGCTATTGAGCCGGATATGGAGCACTACTCTTGTATGGTGGATCTTCTTGGTAAAACCGGAGACATTGATGGCGCATACAAGTTCATAACAACGATGCCTGTGACTCCCGATACCAATGTTTTGGGAAGCTTACTTGGCGCTTGTCGAATTCACAACAAAGTAGAGCTGGCCGAGATCCTAGCTGAACATATCTTTCAATTGCATGCTGAAGATCCTGGCCATTATGTGCTTCTTTCAAATTTATATGCGTCTGGGGAACAATGGAAAAACATGTCAAAGGTGAGAAGCATGATGAAGGATAAAGGACTGGAGAAAAAACCAGCAAGTAGTTGGATTCAGATTGGGCACAAAATCCATGTTTTTCATGCTACAAGTAAATTTCATCCAGAGTTTGCAAAGATTGAAGAGATTTTGGATAGTTTAGTTTCGGTGATGAAAGGTGAAGATTGTTTGCCTGAAGAGCCCGAGGATTTATTCCCATGTCGATGA